One Thermofilum sp. genomic window carries:
- a CDS encoding type II toxin-antitoxin system VapC family toxin — translation MRKSFVLDAGVLALYFAGREDARKYVEAAYERGYAVYVCEVNLAEFLYSYARVFGWEAALARNALVRRSPVKVVGVDEQLTLEAAALKLKHWQKLSLADCYLLALAKRLNAAVVTTDSNVAYAREAPAVRLPI, via the coding sequence TTGAGAAAGAGTTTCGTGCTTGACGCCGGGGTCCTCGCTCTCTACTTCGCCGGCAGGGAGGATGCGAGGAAGTACGTTGAAGCAGCTTACGAGCGCGGCTACGCGGTCTACGTTTGCGAAGTGAACCTGGCAGAGTTTCTCTACAGCTACGCCCGTGTTTTCGGCTGGGAAGCTGCGCTGGCGAGGAACGCGCTGGTCAGGCGCAGCCCCGTCAAGGTCGTAGGGGTGGACGAGCAGCTCACGCTTGAGGCAGCTGCGCTGAAGCTGAAGCACTGGCAGAAACTCTCGCTAGCGGACTGCTACCTCCTCGCCCTGGCTAAGCGGCTGAACGCGGCGGTAGTCACCACGGACTCGAACGTCGCCTACGCTCGCGAAGCCCCAGCGGTGCGCTTACCTATTTAA
- a CDS encoding AbrB/MazE/SpoVT family DNA-binding domain-containing protein, protein MVERYRVKVHRKGIIVIPAAVRRRLGIAEGSYIDLVVDESGVRLLTPLDLRRAFGIDGEKALEVVKLISEARREELEKEFRA, encoded by the coding sequence GTGGTTGAGAGGTATAGGGTTAAAGTGCACCGCAAAGGGATCATTGTGATCCCCGCGGCTGTCAGGAGGAGGCTAGGCATCGCTGAGGGCTCCTACATAGACCTTGTCGTGGATGAGAGCGGGGTGCGGCTGCTCACTCCTCTGGATCTGAGGAGAGCGTTCGGCATCGACGGCGAGAAAGCTCTCGAAGTGGTCAAGCTGATCTCCGAGGCGAGGAGGGAGGAGCTTGAGAAAGAGTTTCGTGCTTGA
- a CDS encoding glycosyltransferase, producing MVEIRAQPRYSRKVEEYIPAVGLRDIEELQQLAERLKGVSIVHVNSTAYGGGVAEILHSMVPLMRSLGLDAYWEVLEAEDEFFQVTKKMHNGLQGDVRLSLSESDWRTYLRWNEYNAEILNLDADIVLVHDPQPMALPLFRRGKGVWVWRCHIDIHAPNPNFWNRVSTLLPYYSAVIVHSEEYVKPEFADRAYVSPPSIDPLSDKNRELERSDVERVLSRFGVDPSKPTLAKVARFDPWKDVFAAIDVARTLKKSMPDVQLLLISSMARDDPEGALFYEKVLEYVAGDPSIHILTDAIGVRDLEVNAFQRATTVGLHTATREGFGLAVTEMLWKKVPVVARPVGGVKKQVLDGVTGLTAWSVEELAERALLLLKSEELRRKLGDAGREHVRQNFVITKHVGRYLTLFSSLLSKSAAN from the coding sequence GTGGTAGAAATCCGCGCGCAGCCCAGGTACTCGAGAAAAGTTGAGGAGTACATCCCCGCTGTCGGCTTGCGCGACATCGAGGAGCTTCAGCAGCTTGCAGAGAGACTGAAGGGCGTCAGCATCGTACACGTGAATTCGACAGCCTATGGCGGTGGAGTTGCGGAAATCCTGCACAGCATGGTTCCGCTGATGCGGTCTCTAGGTCTCGACGCCTACTGGGAGGTTTTGGAAGCTGAGGACGAGTTCTTCCAGGTGACCAAGAAGATGCATAATGGGCTTCAGGGCGACGTGAGGCTTTCACTCAGCGAGAGCGATTGGAGAACCTACCTCCGCTGGAACGAGTACAATGCAGAGATTCTTAACCTCGACGCGGACATTGTGCTCGTTCACGATCCACAGCCCATGGCTCTCCCCCTTTTCAGGCGCGGGAAGGGTGTATGGGTCTGGAGGTGCCATATCGATATCCATGCTCCAAACCCCAACTTCTGGAATCGCGTGTCAACCCTTCTACCCTACTACAGCGCCGTGATTGTGCACAGCGAAGAGTACGTGAAGCCGGAGTTCGCGGACCGCGCCTACGTCTCGCCGCCGAGCATCGACCCTCTCAGCGACAAAAACCGGGAGCTGGAGCGGAGCGATGTGGAGAGGGTGCTTTCGAGGTTCGGCGTGGATCCGAGCAAGCCGACGCTGGCGAAGGTTGCGAGATTTGACCCGTGGAAGGACGTGTTCGCAGCAATAGACGTGGCGAGAACCCTGAAGAAGAGCATGCCGGACGTCCAGCTGCTTCTCATATCCTCGATGGCCAGAGACGACCCGGAGGGCGCGTTGTTCTACGAGAAAGTTCTCGAGTACGTTGCCGGCGACCCCTCAATCCACATACTAACTGATGCGATTGGAGTCCGAGACTTAGAAGTGAACGCTTTCCAGAGGGCGACCACGGTGGGGCTCCACACAGCCACCAGAGAGGGCTTCGGCCTCGCGGTGACTGAGATGCTTTGGAAGAAGGTCCCGGTCGTCGCGAGGCCTGTCGGCGGGGTGAAGAAGCAGGTTCTAGACGGGGTCACCGGGCTCACAGCGTGGAGCGTGGAGGAGCTGGCAGAAAGGGCTTTACTTCTGCTAAAGAGCGAGGAGCTCAGGAGGAAGCTGGGAGATGCCGGCAGAGAGCACGTGAGGCAAAACTTCGTGATTACTAAGCACGTGGGCCGATACCTCACCTTGTTCTCCAGCCTCCTCAGCAAGAGCGCTGCAAACTAG
- a CDS encoding ABC transporter substrate-binding protein → MSEKQQRLLPLAAIALAVVSLVVSAYVLLTVTSIEGQIAALGISIGELRREIDALSTRVSRLEGAAGAPPPAPSAPAKVKLVVIGPWAGKEAEYFDAVIKEYVRTHPNVEIEYRTMRAEDVAAIMPVQFAAGLAPGDVIFGWAWFIAKMGKEGHLVDLTGVINEKEYVPGIVDAVKADGRVWGAPFTMWLKPGFWYRKSFFEKNGLSEPKSYSEFVALLSKIKGIPGVKNPIATGDGVGWPMSDVTEHFIIAYGGPQVQLDLITGKVRFTDPVVRSVFVDKLVPLLRERFFSEPIEWTTAIPKWWAGEYGLYFMGTWITGMVDDPNDLDFFPLPEAKGVVGGADYCFIPKYSKNVEAALDFVKWLATEGQGVHASVPSGKVPTWTKIPVERLWKPMQSVYTKIAGRGLAILPDLDDSIGGDWQKLFWDQLKLLWVDPGRVDAVLSTLERAQPKP, encoded by the coding sequence ATGAGCGAGAAACAACAGCGGTTGTTACCACTGGCCGCGATAGCGCTTGCCGTCGTGTCGCTTGTAGTTAGCGCGTACGTCTTGTTGACGGTAACAAGCATTGAGGGGCAGATTGCGGCTTTGGGGATCTCTATCGGCGAGCTCAGGAGAGAGATCGACGCGCTCTCCACTCGAGTCAGCAGACTTGAAGGAGCTGCCGGAGCCCCGCCACCCGCACCCTCCGCTCCCGCTAAGGTCAAGCTGGTTGTGATCGGGCCTTGGGCTGGAAAGGAGGCAGAGTACTTCGATGCTGTGATCAAGGAGTACGTGAGAACGCATCCCAACGTGGAAATCGAGTACAGGACCATGCGAGCAGAGGATGTTGCGGCGATAATGCCGGTTCAGTTCGCAGCCGGTTTAGCTCCCGGAGACGTGATCTTCGGGTGGGCTTGGTTCATCGCGAAAATGGGTAAGGAAGGGCACCTCGTTGACTTGACCGGCGTGATCAACGAGAAAGAGTACGTGCCCGGCATCGTGGACGCGGTGAAAGCGGACGGGAGAGTGTGGGGCGCTCCCTTCACGATGTGGCTTAAGCCGGGCTTCTGGTATAGGAAGTCATTCTTCGAGAAGAACGGGCTGAGCGAGCCGAAATCCTACAGCGAGTTCGTCGCGCTACTGAGCAAGATCAAGGGTATTCCGGGGGTGAAAAACCCGATCGCGACTGGTGACGGCGTCGGCTGGCCGATGAGCGACGTCACAGAGCACTTTATAATCGCGTACGGAGGGCCTCAGGTTCAGCTGGATCTCATCACGGGCAAGGTCAGGTTCACCGATCCCGTAGTAAGGAGCGTGTTCGTCGACAAGCTTGTCCCGCTGCTGAGAGAGCGCTTCTTCAGCGAACCGATCGAGTGGACTACAGCTATACCGAAGTGGTGGGCTGGCGAGTACGGGCTCTACTTCATGGGTACTTGGATCACCGGCATGGTGGACGATCCCAACGACCTCGACTTCTTCCCACTACCTGAGGCAAAGGGAGTGGTCGGAGGAGCCGATTACTGCTTCATCCCCAAGTACTCTAAGAACGTTGAGGCTGCCCTCGACTTCGTTAAGTGGCTAGCTACCGAAGGTCAGGGAGTTCACGCGAGCGTTCCGTCCGGAAAAGTTCCAACGTGGACGAAGATCCCGGTTGAAAGGCTCTGGAAGCCGATGCAGTCCGTGTACACGAAGATTGCTGGCCGCGGGCTCGCAATCCTCCCCGACCTCGACGACTCCATCGGTGGCGACTGGCAGAAGCTGTTCTGGGACCAGCTGAAGCTGCTGTGGGTTGACCCCGGCAGAGTGGATGCCGTGCTCTCAACCCTCGAGAGAGCCCAGCCGAAGCCTTAG
- a CDS encoding sugar ABC transporter permease gives MPSGTFRDLVVLLGLPLAVLSIWVLYPIAATVVISLSSSSGLTLDNYVGVLSEQIPLKALVLLDPGPYPPWGALVHNAVWILIAVPAVVFLGLVIAYLIRDVPGSSVIAGVVFIGMVLPGVVSGLVIRFMFDGDIGIFPKIFSALGIPSFSKTWTIYPQTSLLALILGSIWLWLGFSVTLYLAGLESIPKSVIEAAVIDGASDWEIFAKVVAPQLKPVMLVVALMTIMWVLKIFDIVYVVTGGGPGGSSTVLALVMYNYFAAALEYGKASAVAVFLALITLIPAAWYVRTLLRGEQA, from the coding sequence TTGCCTTCCGGAACCTTTAGGGACCTGGTAGTCCTGCTCGGGCTGCCTCTTGCGGTGCTGTCCATCTGGGTGTTATACCCCATAGCGGCGACAGTCGTTATCAGCTTATCCTCGAGCAGTGGGCTTACCCTAGATAACTACGTGGGAGTTCTGAGCGAGCAGATACCGCTAAAGGCACTGGTGCTGCTAGACCCAGGACCCTACCCGCCCTGGGGCGCTCTAGTTCACAACGCTGTCTGGATTCTCATAGCAGTTCCCGCGGTTGTCTTCCTCGGGCTCGTGATCGCGTATCTGATCCGTGACGTGCCCGGCTCGAGCGTGATCGCCGGTGTGGTATTCATCGGCATGGTGCTTCCAGGCGTGGTGAGCGGTCTAGTGATCCGCTTCATGTTCGACGGCGATATCGGGATATTTCCGAAGATTTTCAGCGCACTAGGCATCCCGTCCTTCTCGAAAACGTGGACGATCTACCCGCAGACCTCCCTGCTAGCTTTAATCCTAGGCTCTATCTGGTTGTGGCTGGGCTTCAGCGTGACGCTTTACCTCGCGGGGCTTGAATCGATCCCCAAAAGCGTGATCGAAGCTGCAGTGATCGACGGGGCTTCGGACTGGGAGATCTTCGCCAAGGTAGTGGCGCCGCAGCTGAAGCCAGTGATGCTCGTCGTCGCGCTCATGACTATCATGTGGGTGCTCAAGATCTTCGACATCGTGTACGTGGTGACGGGAGGCGGTCCCGGGGGCTCCTCAACGGTTCTCGCGCTAGTAATGTACAACTACTTCGCGGCAGCGCTGGAGTATGGGAAAGCGTCCGCGGTCGCGGTGTTCCTAGCTCTCATCACGCTCATCCCCGCTGCTTGGTACGTTAGAACCCTTCTCAGGGGTGAGCAGGCGTGA
- a CDS encoding carbohydrate ABC transporter permease has product MKRTQPMKLAKTLLLWLFAALWLLPFAALIVMSVKPYTEVILQGWWTLSGSYSLKNYAEVLFNPWYDFALGFRNSLTIAALSTMLPVALAAMMAYTLTYIPLRYRTALFIAILFMMSVPQQMVVIPLFILYSRVGLLDQLLGLILLHSAWGTPWITFFMRNYFRLIPTSLVEAARIDGASELTILWRILIPVSLPALLAASAIQFTWVWGDFFYALVFLPSPSNYVVTQRLALLKGEYHIDWGLLSAGSIIAMLPPLLVYVLLRRFYIRGFVGWGVKG; this is encoded by the coding sequence GTGAAGAGGACTCAGCCGATGAAACTCGCTAAAACCCTACTGCTCTGGCTATTCGCCGCGCTCTGGCTCCTACCTTTCGCCGCACTCATCGTCATGTCGGTTAAACCGTACACCGAAGTTATCCTGCAGGGGTGGTGGACGCTCAGCGGAAGCTACTCGCTGAAGAACTACGCCGAAGTGCTCTTCAACCCCTGGTACGACTTCGCCTTAGGATTCCGAAACTCTCTCACGATAGCAGCGCTCAGCACTATGCTACCCGTAGCCCTGGCTGCGATGATGGCCTACACACTCACGTACATTCCCCTAAGGTACAGGACGGCTCTCTTCATCGCTATCCTCTTCATGATGTCAGTCCCGCAGCAGATGGTAGTCATCCCGCTCTTCATCCTCTACTCCAGAGTAGGCCTGCTCGACCAGCTCCTCGGCCTAATCCTCCTTCACAGCGCTTGGGGGACGCCGTGGATCACCTTCTTTATGAGGAACTACTTCCGACTAATCCCAACCAGCCTAGTAGAAGCAGCTAGGATCGACGGGGCCTCCGAGCTCACCATCTTGTGGAGGATCCTGATCCCCGTGAGCTTGCCGGCCCTACTAGCAGCCTCAGCAATCCAGTTCACGTGGGTCTGGGGAGACTTCTTCTACGCGCTCGTCTTCCTACCCTCTCCTTCCAACTACGTGGTCACCCAGAGACTCGCCCTGCTAAAGGGGGAGTACCACATCGACTGGGGTCTCCTCAGCGCTGGCTCGATCATAGCTATGCTCCCTCCCCTGCTCGTCTACGTACTTCTGAGAAGGTTCTACATCAGGGGCTTCGTCGGCTGGGGCGTCAAGGGCTAG